The following proteins are encoded in a genomic region of Neoarius graeffei isolate fNeoGra1 chromosome 6, fNeoGra1.pri, whole genome shotgun sequence:
- the bcl9l gene encoding B-cell CLL/lymphoma 9-like protein isoform X2: MHPENKLPNHGKQVTSGAQSQIPKEQQGPASNLGSRGTGPGNHGVKTNQISPGLKSVSGMMKTKSKREKSISVDAGEQKDALTPVLESDAKEGTIRRKRRCVLEKKQPYSGDEWCSGAEAEEEEEKPSTTAHREHVMSCPGQSLSGTAESVSGPGLGCGLGSGLHSDQPPHTSQQVVYVFTTSLANSAAEAVMHGHTDSILLFHQQNVPRSKLDQCTSVGKLPSLSEQLSSSITPPTGTPKSQISTPRPASVGAVIGSHLTGSNSPSSTGQPDSEVTHVHPGATPSHNNCATSHPLGSGGSGSQRVGTQGCGVDGSGIINHPSAGVSPSINPSVLSAHLQSESSQQGGQGSIEGLSKEQLEHRERSLQTLRDIEKLLLRSGAGANHEDPGGLNSNPNNGSTSNSNTGGYQGLEDEENNSGRAGRSCLSDDIPPIRGMKKHEEPLQSIISQTHNLSGPCLDDTLMVRHHSLPPHHHHSSSSGLDMGPVLGPDGLTPEQIAWRKLQEEYYHEKRRRQEMNPHTQHLRIMSEMGMPGGPHLMMRGPPPPYHSKPGDQQWGTGPIIGGGMGGNLRMMDMHQEGPRGPRFLGQMQRGPPGGGGYPGSPGGVIPMEGIGSQRSPRPGMGWLDDLAPNMAGVGPFHGCYASGGPGGPSQQMQSGMDRPLTREEMFHIIEKRQLQSLRRLDLEQLSRQQQGGLVGPRMMDNSGGPGFPNRGMGGGPPSRGDPIDISSSRTMIGSPIGGGGGPLTRDMVDSPLGGNLNINMNLNLHQQQHILAQKLREGPGSEIASPEDNTHIRTAPNGRVGANKVMVHGPDVNLQFSNQGPFPSEQEDGPYLQQSGPEMFRSDQQGTPQIGGNSRLSHMPLNAGHKADHDPCHPSDLSINVSSFGSPAMPPPHQLKSPPLSQEPSPLMPSPSITGLKSPNQLASIGPPHPPLSAPSGAGTPSATSMKSPQIIGSSLGLRSPSGSPGHHKSPGMPVASPGWTASPKTSLASPGGASNSKGIGNGGSSSTETGISLPPRSSTSTPSSQPPNMPLTSSPDAPSSQNPLSLIMSQMSKYAMPTSIPLYHDAIKTIATSEDEMPSDRLLLPGANIQGNMNNHHSTQMLLSSRGSMGPHSRPPSPTGMVLSGNQQLSLDPSGPLLPSPNPIAMPVMMGGGGGHPDGIGPCNISPVHPPSQMGGFLRMQAPLHSPVGGMGQQYPHPSEDILPSQQMHNLSKGMPNQCPPHPPDSFSSMPIGEGLDLSEVIRPTHTGIPEFDLSRIIPADKPSSTLQYFPKSEAMSQLQQTPHQGQLPHQAPSAQLLKQLSSSGPLQSNTSSSNPHIASLQNMMAEQHLPLQPSHSGLRLGIGMNQGGARSMGPGVVMGPGPICHPGHLMGRTGIPQQQQQHHHQQQVMMANSLLQHQSHMSQGTMTPQQHPHNLLTQQNMMMQAKQRGMSVPGEHFGQQGAVLSPQGPMMGPPHPQSTVIGSQGMRQRGLSLDSPLGYGPGSMANMPF, encoded by the exons GAGAGCATGTGATGTCATGCCCTGGCCAGTCTCTCTCAGGCACAGCTGAATCAGTAAGTGGGCCTGGTTTAGGCTGTGGCCTTGGTTCAGGTCTACATTCTGACCAGCCACCTCACACCTCCCAGCAAGTAGTATATGTCTTCACCACTAGCCTAGCCAACAG TGCTGCAGAGGCAGTGATGCATGGCCATACAGATTCCATCCTCCTGTTTCACCAGCAAAATGTTCCTCGCAGCAAATTGGACCag TGCACTAGTGTTGGAAAGCTCCCTAGCCTATCAGAGCAGCTCAGCTCTAGTATCACCCCTCCCACAGGCACGCCTAAATCTCAAATTAGTACACCTCGTCCAGCCTCTGTTGGTGCAGTTATTGGCAGTCACCTCACAGGCAGCAATAGTCCTTCTTCTACAGGTCAGCCAGACAGTGAGGTAACCCATGTCCATCCAGGGGCCACACCCAGTCACAACAACTGTGCAACATCTCATCCATTAGGATCTGGAGGCTCAGGGTCACAGCGAGTGGGGACCCAAGGTTGTGGAGTAGATGGGTCAGGCATTATAAATCACCCCAGTGCAGGTGTCTCTCCCAGTATCAATCCATCAGTGTTGTCTGCACACCTTCAGAGTGAGTCTAGCCAGCAGGGAGGACAAGGGAGTATCGAAGGACTGTCTAAAGAGCAGTTAGAGCATCGTGAACGTTCTTTGCAGACACTTAGGGACATCGAGAAGCTGCTTCTGCGCAGTGGGGCTGGTGCGAACCATGAAGACCCAGGAGGCCTGAATAGCAATCCTAACAATGGGTCAACTAGCAACAGTAATACTGGTGGATACCAAGGGCTTGAGGATGAGGAAAATAATAGTGGGAGGGCTGGGAGAAGTTGCCTTTCTGATGACATTCCCCCTATCCGTGGAATGAAAAAGCATGAGGAACCTCTACAATCAATAATTTCACAAACACATAACCTTAGTGGTCCTTGTTTGGATGACACTTTGATGGTAAGGCACCACAGTTTGCCCCCTCATCACCACCACTCATCAAGTTCAGGACTAGACATGGGGCCTGTGTTAGGTCCTGATGGACTAACACCAGAACAGATAGCTTGGAGGAAGCTGCAGGAAGAATACTATCATGAAAAGAGACGGCGGCAAGAGATGAATCCTCACACACAGCATTTACGAATTATGTCTGAGATGGGAATGCCAGGGGGGCCACACCTAATGATGAGAGGTCCCCCACCTCCATATCACAGCAAACCTGGAGACCAGCAGTGGGGAACAGGGCCTATAATTGGAGGAGGGATGGGAGGAAATTTAAGGATGATGGACATGCATCAGGAGGGGCCCCGGGGGCCCAGGTTTCTTGGACAGATGCAGCGAGGACCCCCAGGAGGTGGTGGATACCCAGGAAGCCCAGGTGGAGTTATACCCATGGAAGGGATAGGGTCTCAAAGATCTCCCAGGCCAGGAATGGGCTGGCTGGATGACTTGGCACCGAATATGGCTGGAGTAGGTCCGTTTCATGGATGCTATGCTTCAGGTGGGCCTGGTGGACCCTCTCAGCAAATGCAGAGTGGAATGGATCGTCCCTTAACACGGGAGGAGATGTTTCACATTATAGAGAAACGTCAGCTACAAAGTCTCCGCAGGTTAGATCTGGAGCAGTTATCTAGGCAGCAGCAGGGTGGACTTGTAGGCCCCAGGATGATGGATAACTCTGGTGGACCAGGTTTTCCTAATCGTGGTATGGGAGGAGGTCCACCTTCACGTGGGGATCCAATAGACATTTCCAGTTCTCGCACTATGATTGGCTCTCCCATTGGTGGTGGAGGTGGCCCTTTAACGAGAGATATGGTTGACTCTCCTTTAGGAGGAAACCTAAATATAAACATGAACTTGAACCTGCATCAGCAGCAACATATATTGGCCCAGAAATTAAGAGAAGGGCCTGGGTCAGAGATTGCAAGCCCTGAGGACAACACCCATATTAGGACTGCACCAAATGGCCGGGTTGGTGCTAACAAAGTAATGGTCCATGGACCAGATGTAAATCTTCAGTTCTCCAATCAAGGCCCCTTTCCAAGTGAACAAGAGGATGGGCCCTACCTCCAGCAATCAGGTCCAGAGATGTTTAGATCAGATCAGCAGGGTACTCCCCAAATTGGTGGAAACTCCAGGCTTAGCCATATGCCTTTGAACGCTGGTCATAAAGCAGACCATGATCCGTGTCATCCATCTGACCTTTCCATTAATGTCAGCTCATTTGGTTCCCCAGCCATGCCCCCACCTCACCAGCTGAAGTCGCCTCCCCTTAGCCAGGAACCTTCTCCCCTCATGCCCTCTCCCTCTATTACAGGCCTGAAATCCCCCAACCAGCTAGCATCCATTGGTCCACCACACCCTCCTCTTTCTGCACCGTCTGGAGCAGGAACACCTTCTGCCACCTCTATGAAGTCCCCTCAAATAATTGGATCATCGCTTGGACTCCGGTCACCATCTGGTTCCCCTGGACATCACAAGTCTCCAGGCATGCCAGTTGCATCTCCAGGGTGGACTGCCTCACCCAAGACTTCCCTGGCCAGCCCTGGAGGGGCATCTAATAGTAAGGGAATAGGTAATGGAGGGAGCAGTTCAACTGAGACAG GTATATCCCTTCCTCCCAGAAGTTCCACCTCAACACCCAGTAGTCAACCTCCCAACATGCCATTGACCTCTTCCCCAGATGCACCTTCATCCCAGAATCCCCTGTCCCTTATAATGTCTCAGATGTCCAAATATGCAATGCCCACCTCAATTCCACTCTATCATGATGCCATCAAGACAATAGCAACCTCTGAAGATGAGATGCCATCAGATCGATTACTTCTTCCTGGAGCTAACATTCAAG gaaataTGAATAATCACCATTCCACACAGATGCTCCTGTCCTCTCGAGGGTCAATGGGACCTCACAGTAGACCTCCAAGTCCAACTGGAATGGTCCTTTCAGGAAATCAGCAGTTATCTCTTGACCCCTCTGGACCTTTGCTGCCTTCTCCTAACCCCATTGCCATGCCAGTAATGATGGGAGGTGGAGGGGGCCATCCAGATGGAATTGGACCCTGTAACATTTCCCCAGTGCATCCTCCAAGTCAGATGGGTGGATTCTTGCGCATGCAGGCACCCCTGCACTCCCCAGTTGGTGGTATGGGGCAGCAGTACCCCCATCCTTCTGAAGACATTCTCCCTTCTCAGCAAATGCATAATCTTAGCAAGGGTATGCCCAATCAGTGCCCACCTCACCCACCTGACTCTTTTTCATCCATGCCCATAGGAGAGGGCCTGGACTTGAGTGAAGTGATTAGGCCCACACACACAGGCATCCCAGAATTTGACTTGTCTCGAATCATTCCTGCTGACAAGCCCAGTAGTACTCTGCAGTACTTCCCCAAGAGTGAGGCAATGTCACAGCTGCAGCAGACCCCTCACCAAGGGCAGCTACCTCATCAGGCTCCTTCAGCACAACTCCTAAAGCAGCTTTCTTCATCTGGCCCCCTTCAGAGCAATACATCCTCCTCCAACCCTCACATTGCTAGTTTGCAGAACATGATGGCTGAGCAGCATCTTCCCCTGCAACCATCACACAGTGGCTTACGCCTTGGCATAGGCATGAACCAGGGAGGAGCCAGAAGTATGGGTCCAGGTGTTGTGATGGGGCCTGGACCAATATGCCATCCAGGTCATCTGATGGGTAGGACAGGTATACctcagcaacagcagcagcatcaCCACCAACAGCAGGTCATGATGGCTAACAGCCTCTTACAGCACCAGTCCCACATGTCACAGGGCACAATGACTCCACAGCAACATCCACACAATCTTTTAACTCAGCAGAACATGATGATGCAAGCTAAGCAGAGGGGTATGTCAGTTCCAGGGGAACACTTTGGCCAAcaaggggctgttctgtcccctcAGGGGCCCATGATGGGACCCCCACACCCACAGTCAACTGTGATAGGATCCCAGGGAATGAGACAGAGGGGATTGTCTTTGGATAGTCCACTTGGCTATGGACCTGGAAGTATGGCAAACATGCCTTTCTGA
- the bcl9l gene encoding B-cell CLL/lymphoma 9-like protein isoform X1 has product MHPENKLPNHGKQVTSGAQSQIPKEQQGPASNLGSRGTGPGNHGVKTNQISPGLKSVSGMMKTKSKREKSISVDAGEQKDALTPVLESDAKVEGTIRRKRRCVLEKKQPYSGDEWCSGAEAEEEEEKPSTTAHREHVMSCPGQSLSGTAESVSGPGLGCGLGSGLHSDQPPHTSQQVVYVFTTSLANSAAEAVMHGHTDSILLFHQQNVPRSKLDQCTSVGKLPSLSEQLSSSITPPTGTPKSQISTPRPASVGAVIGSHLTGSNSPSSTGQPDSEVTHVHPGATPSHNNCATSHPLGSGGSGSQRVGTQGCGVDGSGIINHPSAGVSPSINPSVLSAHLQSESSQQGGQGSIEGLSKEQLEHRERSLQTLRDIEKLLLRSGAGANHEDPGGLNSNPNNGSTSNSNTGGYQGLEDEENNSGRAGRSCLSDDIPPIRGMKKHEEPLQSIISQTHNLSGPCLDDTLMVRHHSLPPHHHHSSSSGLDMGPVLGPDGLTPEQIAWRKLQEEYYHEKRRRQEMNPHTQHLRIMSEMGMPGGPHLMMRGPPPPYHSKPGDQQWGTGPIIGGGMGGNLRMMDMHQEGPRGPRFLGQMQRGPPGGGGYPGSPGGVIPMEGIGSQRSPRPGMGWLDDLAPNMAGVGPFHGCYASGGPGGPSQQMQSGMDRPLTREEMFHIIEKRQLQSLRRLDLEQLSRQQQGGLVGPRMMDNSGGPGFPNRGMGGGPPSRGDPIDISSSRTMIGSPIGGGGGPLTRDMVDSPLGGNLNINMNLNLHQQQHILAQKLREGPGSEIASPEDNTHIRTAPNGRVGANKVMVHGPDVNLQFSNQGPFPSEQEDGPYLQQSGPEMFRSDQQGTPQIGGNSRLSHMPLNAGHKADHDPCHPSDLSINVSSFGSPAMPPPHQLKSPPLSQEPSPLMPSPSITGLKSPNQLASIGPPHPPLSAPSGAGTPSATSMKSPQIIGSSLGLRSPSGSPGHHKSPGMPVASPGWTASPKTSLASPGGASNSKGIGNGGSSSTETGISLPPRSSTSTPSSQPPNMPLTSSPDAPSSQNPLSLIMSQMSKYAMPTSIPLYHDAIKTIATSEDEMPSDRLLLPGANIQGNMNNHHSTQMLLSSRGSMGPHSRPPSPTGMVLSGNQQLSLDPSGPLLPSPNPIAMPVMMGGGGGHPDGIGPCNISPVHPPSQMGGFLRMQAPLHSPVGGMGQQYPHPSEDILPSQQMHNLSKGMPNQCPPHPPDSFSSMPIGEGLDLSEVIRPTHTGIPEFDLSRIIPADKPSSTLQYFPKSEAMSQLQQTPHQGQLPHQAPSAQLLKQLSSSGPLQSNTSSSNPHIASLQNMMAEQHLPLQPSHSGLRLGIGMNQGGARSMGPGVVMGPGPICHPGHLMGRTGIPQQQQQHHHQQQVMMANSLLQHQSHMSQGTMTPQQHPHNLLTQQNMMMQAKQRGMSVPGEHFGQQGAVLSPQGPMMGPPHPQSTVIGSQGMRQRGLSLDSPLGYGPGSMANMPF; this is encoded by the exons GAGAGCATGTGATGTCATGCCCTGGCCAGTCTCTCTCAGGCACAGCTGAATCAGTAAGTGGGCCTGGTTTAGGCTGTGGCCTTGGTTCAGGTCTACATTCTGACCAGCCACCTCACACCTCCCAGCAAGTAGTATATGTCTTCACCACTAGCCTAGCCAACAG TGCTGCAGAGGCAGTGATGCATGGCCATACAGATTCCATCCTCCTGTTTCACCAGCAAAATGTTCCTCGCAGCAAATTGGACCag TGCACTAGTGTTGGAAAGCTCCCTAGCCTATCAGAGCAGCTCAGCTCTAGTATCACCCCTCCCACAGGCACGCCTAAATCTCAAATTAGTACACCTCGTCCAGCCTCTGTTGGTGCAGTTATTGGCAGTCACCTCACAGGCAGCAATAGTCCTTCTTCTACAGGTCAGCCAGACAGTGAGGTAACCCATGTCCATCCAGGGGCCACACCCAGTCACAACAACTGTGCAACATCTCATCCATTAGGATCTGGAGGCTCAGGGTCACAGCGAGTGGGGACCCAAGGTTGTGGAGTAGATGGGTCAGGCATTATAAATCACCCCAGTGCAGGTGTCTCTCCCAGTATCAATCCATCAGTGTTGTCTGCACACCTTCAGAGTGAGTCTAGCCAGCAGGGAGGACAAGGGAGTATCGAAGGACTGTCTAAAGAGCAGTTAGAGCATCGTGAACGTTCTTTGCAGACACTTAGGGACATCGAGAAGCTGCTTCTGCGCAGTGGGGCTGGTGCGAACCATGAAGACCCAGGAGGCCTGAATAGCAATCCTAACAATGGGTCAACTAGCAACAGTAATACTGGTGGATACCAAGGGCTTGAGGATGAGGAAAATAATAGTGGGAGGGCTGGGAGAAGTTGCCTTTCTGATGACATTCCCCCTATCCGTGGAATGAAAAAGCATGAGGAACCTCTACAATCAATAATTTCACAAACACATAACCTTAGTGGTCCTTGTTTGGATGACACTTTGATGGTAAGGCACCACAGTTTGCCCCCTCATCACCACCACTCATCAAGTTCAGGACTAGACATGGGGCCTGTGTTAGGTCCTGATGGACTAACACCAGAACAGATAGCTTGGAGGAAGCTGCAGGAAGAATACTATCATGAAAAGAGACGGCGGCAAGAGATGAATCCTCACACACAGCATTTACGAATTATGTCTGAGATGGGAATGCCAGGGGGGCCACACCTAATGATGAGAGGTCCCCCACCTCCATATCACAGCAAACCTGGAGACCAGCAGTGGGGAACAGGGCCTATAATTGGAGGAGGGATGGGAGGAAATTTAAGGATGATGGACATGCATCAGGAGGGGCCCCGGGGGCCCAGGTTTCTTGGACAGATGCAGCGAGGACCCCCAGGAGGTGGTGGATACCCAGGAAGCCCAGGTGGAGTTATACCCATGGAAGGGATAGGGTCTCAAAGATCTCCCAGGCCAGGAATGGGCTGGCTGGATGACTTGGCACCGAATATGGCTGGAGTAGGTCCGTTTCATGGATGCTATGCTTCAGGTGGGCCTGGTGGACCCTCTCAGCAAATGCAGAGTGGAATGGATCGTCCCTTAACACGGGAGGAGATGTTTCACATTATAGAGAAACGTCAGCTACAAAGTCTCCGCAGGTTAGATCTGGAGCAGTTATCTAGGCAGCAGCAGGGTGGACTTGTAGGCCCCAGGATGATGGATAACTCTGGTGGACCAGGTTTTCCTAATCGTGGTATGGGAGGAGGTCCACCTTCACGTGGGGATCCAATAGACATTTCCAGTTCTCGCACTATGATTGGCTCTCCCATTGGTGGTGGAGGTGGCCCTTTAACGAGAGATATGGTTGACTCTCCTTTAGGAGGAAACCTAAATATAAACATGAACTTGAACCTGCATCAGCAGCAACATATATTGGCCCAGAAATTAAGAGAAGGGCCTGGGTCAGAGATTGCAAGCCCTGAGGACAACACCCATATTAGGACTGCACCAAATGGCCGGGTTGGTGCTAACAAAGTAATGGTCCATGGACCAGATGTAAATCTTCAGTTCTCCAATCAAGGCCCCTTTCCAAGTGAACAAGAGGATGGGCCCTACCTCCAGCAATCAGGTCCAGAGATGTTTAGATCAGATCAGCAGGGTACTCCCCAAATTGGTGGAAACTCCAGGCTTAGCCATATGCCTTTGAACGCTGGTCATAAAGCAGACCATGATCCGTGTCATCCATCTGACCTTTCCATTAATGTCAGCTCATTTGGTTCCCCAGCCATGCCCCCACCTCACCAGCTGAAGTCGCCTCCCCTTAGCCAGGAACCTTCTCCCCTCATGCCCTCTCCCTCTATTACAGGCCTGAAATCCCCCAACCAGCTAGCATCCATTGGTCCACCACACCCTCCTCTTTCTGCACCGTCTGGAGCAGGAACACCTTCTGCCACCTCTATGAAGTCCCCTCAAATAATTGGATCATCGCTTGGACTCCGGTCACCATCTGGTTCCCCTGGACATCACAAGTCTCCAGGCATGCCAGTTGCATCTCCAGGGTGGACTGCCTCACCCAAGACTTCCCTGGCCAGCCCTGGAGGGGCATCTAATAGTAAGGGAATAGGTAATGGAGGGAGCAGTTCAACTGAGACAG GTATATCCCTTCCTCCCAGAAGTTCCACCTCAACACCCAGTAGTCAACCTCCCAACATGCCATTGACCTCTTCCCCAGATGCACCTTCATCCCAGAATCCCCTGTCCCTTATAATGTCTCAGATGTCCAAATATGCAATGCCCACCTCAATTCCACTCTATCATGATGCCATCAAGACAATAGCAACCTCTGAAGATGAGATGCCATCAGATCGATTACTTCTTCCTGGAGCTAACATTCAAG gaaataTGAATAATCACCATTCCACACAGATGCTCCTGTCCTCTCGAGGGTCAATGGGACCTCACAGTAGACCTCCAAGTCCAACTGGAATGGTCCTTTCAGGAAATCAGCAGTTATCTCTTGACCCCTCTGGACCTTTGCTGCCTTCTCCTAACCCCATTGCCATGCCAGTAATGATGGGAGGTGGAGGGGGCCATCCAGATGGAATTGGACCCTGTAACATTTCCCCAGTGCATCCTCCAAGTCAGATGGGTGGATTCTTGCGCATGCAGGCACCCCTGCACTCCCCAGTTGGTGGTATGGGGCAGCAGTACCCCCATCCTTCTGAAGACATTCTCCCTTCTCAGCAAATGCATAATCTTAGCAAGGGTATGCCCAATCAGTGCCCACCTCACCCACCTGACTCTTTTTCATCCATGCCCATAGGAGAGGGCCTGGACTTGAGTGAAGTGATTAGGCCCACACACACAGGCATCCCAGAATTTGACTTGTCTCGAATCATTCCTGCTGACAAGCCCAGTAGTACTCTGCAGTACTTCCCCAAGAGTGAGGCAATGTCACAGCTGCAGCAGACCCCTCACCAAGGGCAGCTACCTCATCAGGCTCCTTCAGCACAACTCCTAAAGCAGCTTTCTTCATCTGGCCCCCTTCAGAGCAATACATCCTCCTCCAACCCTCACATTGCTAGTTTGCAGAACATGATGGCTGAGCAGCATCTTCCCCTGCAACCATCACACAGTGGCTTACGCCTTGGCATAGGCATGAACCAGGGAGGAGCCAGAAGTATGGGTCCAGGTGTTGTGATGGGGCCTGGACCAATATGCCATCCAGGTCATCTGATGGGTAGGACAGGTATACctcagcaacagcagcagcatcaCCACCAACAGCAGGTCATGATGGCTAACAGCCTCTTACAGCACCAGTCCCACATGTCACAGGGCACAATGACTCCACAGCAACATCCACACAATCTTTTAACTCAGCAGAACATGATGATGCAAGCTAAGCAGAGGGGTATGTCAGTTCCAGGGGAACACTTTGGCCAAcaaggggctgttctgtcccctcAGGGGCCCATGATGGGACCCCCACACCCACAGTCAACTGTGATAGGATCCCAGGGAATGAGACAGAGGGGATTGTCTTTGGATAGTCCACTTGGCTATGGACCTGGAAGTATGGCAAACATGCCTTTCTGA